A window of the Verminephrobacter eiseniae EF01-2 genome harbors these coding sequences:
- a CDS encoding fumarate hydratase C-terminal domain-containing protein, translating into MVSHPSDAMKVFHLQLPATTADLALLELGAAVYLNGLVYTAREGVYKKVLDQHSALPVDLAALGNVNFHCSPAAAPDGHGGYKVGAVTATASFRFSKWMPEWLEKTKCRILIGKGGMPAEDYRKVLAPGGAIYLTTVGYGTGALLGRGIRKVRAVHWLDDLGIAQALWLFEVQHFGPFIVESDLQGNSLFAQHGQAINAGIDKLYAGLGPPALHRHGDSDDRKNEVI; encoded by the coding sequence ATGGTGAGCCACCCGTCCGACGCGATGAAGGTATTTCATCTGCAACTTCCGGCCACGACGGCAGACCTCGCGCTGCTGGAACTCGGCGCGGCCGTGTACCTGAACGGGCTTGTCTACACCGCGCGCGAAGGGGTGTACAAAAAGGTGCTCGACCAGCACAGCGCACTGCCTGTCGACCTGGCCGCGCTCGGCAACGTGAACTTCCACTGCTCGCCGGCCGCAGCGCCCGACGGGCATGGGGGCTACAAGGTCGGCGCGGTCACGGCAACGGCCAGTTTCCGTTTTTCCAAATGGATGCCCGAGTGGCTCGAAAAGACCAAGTGCCGCATCCTGATCGGCAAGGGCGGCATGCCCGCCGAGGACTACCGCAAGGTGCTGGCGCCCGGCGGCGCAATCTACCTGACCACCGTCGGCTATGGCACCGGCGCACTGCTTGGCCGGGGCATCCGGAAGGTTCGCGCCGTGCACTGGCTGGACGACTTGGGCATTGCGCAGGCGCTGTGGCTCTTTGAGGTGCAGCACTTCGGCCCCTTCATCGTCGAGAGCGACCTGCAGGGCAACTCGCTGTTCGCGCAGCATGGCCAAGCCATCAACGCCGGTATCGACAAGCTCTACGCCGGCCTCGGGCCGCCGGCCTTGCATCGCCATGGCGACAGCGACGACCGCAAAAACGAAGTCATCTGA
- a CDS encoding fumarate hydratase translates to MKIPIRQVQQAALEIMRRAAIDIPVDYKTGIEELQKSETGKLSRFVIHTMLENWQAASEDRRPMCADTGLPRYYVKAGNEASVESGFVALEQALRQATADATQLVPLRPNRVHPLWRTDNGNNVGINAPEVEWSFEPEADWIDITTVHKGGLFGTDYRMLFPGDGIAGIKRFVLDTLIAFGKRGLACQPAIIGIGLGGSKDSCMQLGKQAACLRVVGDRNPDPKIADLERELKTLGNAIGMGAMGFVGSSMVVDCHIEVGHTHTGGMPISMHSFCLSSRRATARIHPDGSIAYRADPQWFTPYHRRESIAW, encoded by the coding sequence ATGAAGATACCGATTCGACAAGTGCAACAGGCCGCGCTCGAAATCATGCGCCGGGCCGCGATCGACATTCCGGTGGACTACAAGACAGGCATCGAGGAACTGCAAAAGTCCGAGACCGGAAAGCTGTCCCGGTTCGTGATCCACACCATGCTCGAAAACTGGCAGGCGGCCAGTGAAGACCGGCGGCCGATGTGTGCCGACACCGGGCTGCCGCGCTACTACGTCAAGGCCGGCAACGAAGCCTCGGTCGAGTCCGGCTTCGTGGCGCTGGAGCAGGCGCTGCGCCAGGCCACGGCCGATGCCACGCAACTGGTGCCGCTGCGGCCCAATCGCGTGCACCCGCTGTGGCGCACCGATAACGGCAACAACGTCGGCATCAACGCGCCCGAAGTCGAATGGTCGTTCGAGCCCGAGGCCGACTGGATCGACATCACCACGGTGCACAAGGGCGGCCTGTTCGGCACCGACTACCGCATGCTGTTCCCGGGCGATGGCATCGCCGGCATCAAACGCTTCGTGCTCGACACGCTGATCGCCTTCGGCAAGCGCGGACTGGCCTGCCAGCCCGCCATCATCGGCATCGGCCTGGGCGGCTCCAAGGACAGTTGCATGCAACTGGGCAAGCAGGCCGCCTGCCTGCGCGTGGTCGGCGACCGCAATCCCGACCCGAAAATCGCCGATTTGGAGCGCGAACTCAAAACGCTGGGCAACGCCATCGGCATGGGCGCGATGGGCTTCGTCGGCTCGTCGATGGTGGTCGACTGCCACATCGAAGTCGGCCATACGCACACCGGCGGCATGCCGATCAGCATGCACAGCTTCTGTCTGTCGTCCAGGCGCGCCACGGCCCGCATCCATCCCGACGGCAGCATTGCCTACCGCGCGGACCCGCAGTGGTTCACGCCTTACCACCGCCGCGAGAGCATCGCATGGTGA
- a CDS encoding L-aspartate oxidase codes for MCSTDMCQTDILILGTGGAGLFAALHAKKASPGLRVSVAVKGLLGKCGCTRMVQGGYNVALSAGDSVERHFMDTIEGGKWLPRQDLAWRLVEGAIERVRELENEIGCFFDRNPDGTLHQKAFAGQSFDRTVHKADLTGIEIINRLMEQVRALDVQEFEEHRAIELIPASDGSGIAGVLFIDMRTGRYRVVQAKAVLLATGAGPTMYRYHTPSGDKTCDGLAMALRYGLRLRDMEMVQFHPTGLLGGPDTRMTGTVLEEGLRGAGGYLLDGSGERFMARYDARGERATRDVVSRSIYAEMRAGRTSPMGGVYLQMSHLGPEKVAKTFPGMVHRCLDCGFDLAGGRVEVVPTAHYLMGGVEFDVDCSTAAPGLFAAGEDCGGVHGANRLGGNGVANSTVFGAIAGDSMAAYVQRNPAWRDLDRHMIAQGVERAEYPFSRPPDSIHRLRSALAQTMWDEVGVLRHQAALENGLEHLAGHRRALSALGVSGNDRRYNVSWHDWLDLESLLDISKVITVCALARENSRGAHFREDFPEAGALHSSCYTRVAGQGDKLELEMVPVSFDIVRPGHSLLGGAAGQAGNTAAQGRP; via the coding sequence ATGTGCAGCACCGATATGTGCCAGACCGATATCCTGATCCTTGGCACCGGTGGCGCCGGTCTGTTCGCGGCGCTGCATGCCAAAAAGGCCAGCCCCGGGTTGCGCGTGAGCGTCGCGGTCAAAGGGCTGCTGGGCAAATGCGGCTGCACCCGCATGGTCCAAGGGGGCTACAACGTGGCGCTGTCGGCCGGCGACTCGGTCGAGCGCCACTTCATGGACACCATCGAGGGCGGCAAATGGCTGCCGCGCCAGGACCTGGCCTGGCGGCTGGTCGAAGGCGCGATCGAGCGCGTGCGCGAACTGGAAAACGAGATCGGCTGCTTCTTCGACCGCAACCCCGACGGCACGCTGCACCAAAAAGCCTTCGCCGGCCAGAGCTTCGACCGCACCGTGCACAAGGCGGACCTGACCGGCATCGAGATCATCAACCGGCTGATGGAGCAGGTGCGCGCGCTCGATGTCCAGGAGTTCGAGGAACACCGCGCGATCGAACTGATTCCGGCCAGCGACGGCTCGGGCATTGCCGGCGTGCTGTTCATCGACATGCGCACAGGCCGCTACCGCGTGGTGCAGGCCAAGGCCGTATTGCTGGCCACCGGCGCCGGCCCGACGATGTACCGCTATCACACACCCTCGGGCGACAAGACCTGCGATGGCCTGGCGATGGCGCTGCGCTACGGCCTGCGCCTGCGCGACATGGAGATGGTGCAGTTCCATCCCACGGGCCTGCTCGGCGGCCCGGACACGCGCATGACCGGAACGGTGCTCGAAGAGGGCTTGCGCGGCGCCGGCGGCTACCTGCTCGATGGCAGCGGCGAGCGCTTCATGGCCCGCTACGACGCCCGGGGCGAACGCGCGACCCGCGATGTGGTCAGCCGCAGCATCTACGCGGAAATGCGCGCCGGTCGAACCAGCCCCATGGGCGGGGTCTACCTGCAGATGAGCCACCTCGGCCCCGAAAAGGTTGCCAAGACCTTCCCGGGCATGGTCCATCGCTGCCTGGACTGCGGCTTCGATCTTGCCGGCGGTCGCGTCGAGGTGGTGCCGACCGCGCATTACCTGATGGGCGGGGTCGAATTCGACGTCGACTGCTCGACCGCTGCGCCGGGCCTGTTCGCCGCCGGCGAAGACTGCGGCGGGGTGCATGGCGCCAACCGCCTCGGCGGCAACGGGGTCGCCAACTCCACCGTTTTCGGTGCCATTGCCGGCGACTCGATGGCCGCCTATGTGCAGCGCAACCCGGCGTGGCGCGACCTGGACCGGCACATGATCGCGCAGGGCGTGGAGCGCGCCGAATATCCGTTCTCCCGGCCACCGGATTCCATCCACAGGCTGCGCAGCGCGCTGGCGCAAACCATGTGGGACGAGGTGGGCGTGCTGCGCCACCAGGCGGCGCTGGAAAACGGCCTCGAACACCTGGCCGGGCATCGCCGGGCGCTGTCGGCGCTGGGCGTGAGCGGCAACGACCGGCGCTACAACGTCAGTTGGCACGACTGGCTCGACCTCGAAAGTCTGCTCGATATCTCCAAGGTCATCACCGTCTGCGCGCTGGCCCGCGAGAACAGCCGTGGCGCGCATTTCCGCGAAGATTTTCCCGAGGCCGGCGCGTTGCACAGCAGTTGCTACACGCGCGTTGCCGGGCAAGGCGACAAGCTCGAACTGGAAATGGTTCCGGTGTCGTTCGACATCGTCCGGCCGGGCCATTCACTGCTTGGCGGCGCAGCCGGGCAAGCCGGCAACACCGCAGCGCAAGGGCGGCCGTGA
- the sdhC gene encoding succinate dehydrogenase, cytochrome b556 subunit: MRSPRNHRAYWAFLGHRISGLALGLFLPAHLYVLGLALEESRRLEQFLKFAELGAVKFGEWGLVILLSVHMCFGLRLLALELLPWSSSRDARLSWITWGAVLSAVVGVVLAVRVMR, translated from the coding sequence ATGAGGTCGCCGCGCAACCACCGGGCCTATTGGGCCTTTCTCGGGCATCGCATCTCGGGCCTGGCGCTGGGGCTGTTCCTGCCGGCCCACCTTTATGTCCTGGGTCTGGCATTGGAGGAAAGCCGGCGCCTGGAGCAATTTCTGAAGTTCGCGGAGCTGGGCGCCGTCAAGTTCGGCGAATGGGGCCTGGTCATTTTGCTGTCGGTCCACATGTGCTTTGGCCTGCGCCTGCTGGCGCTGGAGTTGCTGCCCTGGAGCAGCAGCCGCGATGCGCGGCTGTCATGGATCACCTGGGGCGCGGTGCTCTCTGCCGTGGTCGGTGTGGTGTTGGCCGTCAGGGTGATGCGATGA
- a CDS encoding succinate dehydrogenase membrane anchor, with product MEQGLFALQRLSAMAMAPFVLVHLGLILYAARADLTAQDILARTRGSWGWIAFYTLFVLSLSIHVPIGLRCILIEWTHLGRRAASVLCLVFALALLFMGLRAVVALGGLAA from the coding sequence ATGGAGCAAGGTCTTTTCGCGCTGCAAAGGCTCAGCGCCATGGCCATGGCGCCTTTCGTGCTGGTGCATCTGGGTCTGATTTTGTACGCAGCGCGCGCCGATCTCACGGCCCAGGACATCCTGGCGCGCACCCGGGGCAGTTGGGGCTGGATCGCTTTTTACACGCTGTTCGTGCTGAGCCTGAGCATCCATGTGCCCATCGGTCTGCGCTGCATCCTGATCGAGTGGACGCATCTGGGTCGCCGCGCAGCCAGCGTGCTGTGCCTGGTCTTCGCGCTGGCGCTGCTGTTCATGGGTTTGCGCGCCGTGGTCGCGCTGGGAGGGCTGGCAGCATGA
- a CDS encoding succinate dehydrogenase/fumarate reductase iron-sulfur subunit, with protein sequence METKTHAASTRDPQRMLSVRIDRGRHAGAGDYASYLIPWRENQTILDVVTEIQRTLEPTLSYRFACRVGVCGSCAMTVNGRPRWTCRTHVRRVEEDGQIVIEPLRNMPRIKDLVVDMSGFFDKWKKAGNRFVGTATRNDPPANIAPQSRRRKLADAAIECINCGVCHAACDVVAWDRQYLGPAALNRAWSLFNDERHADPRAVLRQASAGSGCNACHSQGNCMTHCPVHLSPTGSIAGLKKNALMLFLQGG encoded by the coding sequence ATGGAAACGAAGACACATGCAGCCAGCACCCGGGACCCGCAGCGCATGCTCAGCGTGCGCATCGATCGCGGCCGCCACGCTGGCGCTGGCGACTACGCCAGCTACCTGATCCCGTGGCGCGAGAACCAGACCATTCTCGATGTCGTCACCGAGATCCAGCGCACCCTGGAGCCGACGCTCTCGTACCGCTTCGCCTGCCGCGTCGGTGTTTGCGGCTCGTGCGCGATGACGGTCAACGGCCGGCCGCGCTGGACCTGTCGCACCCATGTGCGCCGGGTCGAGGAGGACGGGCAGATCGTGATCGAGCCGCTGCGCAACATGCCGCGCATCAAGGACTTGGTGGTCGACATGTCCGGGTTTTTCGACAAATGGAAAAAGGCCGGCAACCGCTTCGTGGGCACGGCCACGCGCAACGATCCGCCGGCGAACATCGCGCCCCAAAGCAGGCGGCGCAAACTGGCCGATGCCGCCATCGAATGCATCAACTGCGGGGTCTGCCATGCCGCCTGCGATGTGGTTGCGTGGGACCGGCAATACCTCGGCCCGGCCGCGCTCAACCGGGCCTGGAGCCTGTTCAACGACGAACGCCACGCCGACCCCCGGGCCGTGCTCCGGCAGGCCAGTGCAGGCAGCGGATGCAACGCCTGCCACAGCCAGGGCAACTGCATGACGCATTGCCCGGTGCACCTGAGCCCGACCGGCTCGATCGCGGGCTTGAAGAAGAACGCGCTGATGCTGTTCCTGCAGGGAGGTTGA
- a CDS encoding thiamine pyrophosphate-binding protein, whose translation MLGSELIVRTLARHGVTTIFSLCGNQITPLYDACIDARIRIVHVRHEAAAVFMAEH comes from the coding sequence ATGCTTGGCTCCGAATTGATTGTGCGAACCCTGGCACGGCATGGCGTGACGACGATCTTCAGCCTCTGCGGCAACCAGATCACGCCGCTGTACGACGCCTGCATCGACGCCCGAATCCGCATCGTCCATGTCCGCCACGAGGCGGCCGCCGTGTTCATGGCCGAGCATTGA
- a CDS encoding acyl-CoA dehydrogenase family protein — MNFELPDTVRMIRDTVRDFTRRELIPHEALVVRREAERGLRDDPLLPEDVEHELQHKARMIGLWGIDVPQEFGGQALGMLAKCVVTEQLKHSIVPFVAPPDSPNLYLLNDQCRGAQIDKYLLPYLRGEKKSCIALSEQGAGSDAAGIRTSAERRNGKWVINGAKMWISHARRAHFMIVVALTDPAKGARGGMTAFLVDRETPGVSIPGSYPMIGEYHPYQVFFDNVELGDGQVLGEVGQAFIPITNRLGVRRLDIASRCLGLAQRCLQMMIEQANTRKTFGALLADRQAIQWMIADSWQELEMVRLQVYQLAWKIDQGAQDFRRDGSMVKVQATELIARVADRAIQLFGGMGLSKELPLEYIARSARVLRIVEGPSEVHRWVIARDLLKNGLPQG; from the coding sequence ATGAATTTCGAGTTGCCGGACACCGTGCGGATGATCCGCGACACGGTGCGCGACTTCACCCGGCGCGAATTGATTCCCCATGAGGCGCTCGTCGTGCGGCGCGAGGCCGAGCGTGGCCTGCGCGATGATCCGCTGCTGCCCGAGGATGTGGAACACGAACTGCAGCACAAGGCCCGCATGATCGGTCTTTGGGGCATCGATGTGCCGCAGGAGTTCGGCGGTCAGGCCCTCGGCATGCTTGCCAAGTGCGTGGTCACGGAGCAACTCAAGCACTCGATCGTTCCGTTCGTTGCGCCGCCGGACAGCCCCAACCTGTACCTGCTCAACGATCAGTGCCGGGGCGCCCAGATCGACAAGTACCTGTTGCCCTATCTGCGCGGCGAAAAGAAAAGCTGCATCGCGTTGTCCGAGCAAGGAGCAGGCTCGGATGCGGCCGGCATCCGCACCAGCGCCGAGCGGCGCAACGGCAAGTGGGTGATCAATGGCGCAAAAATGTGGATCAGCCATGCGCGCCGCGCACACTTCATGATCGTGGTGGCGCTCACGGACCCGGCCAAGGGCGCGCGCGGCGGCATGACGGCTTTCCTCGTCGACCGCGAGACGCCGGGGGTCAGCATCCCCGGCTCGTACCCGATGATCGGCGAATACCACCCTTACCAAGTGTTCTTCGACAACGTGGAACTCGGTGACGGCCAGGTGTTGGGCGAGGTCGGCCAGGCGTTCATCCCGATCACCAACCGGCTCGGAGTGCGCCGCCTGGACATCGCTTCACGCTGCCTGGGTTTGGCGCAGCGTTGCCTGCAGATGATGATCGAGCAGGCCAACACACGCAAAACCTTCGGCGCCTTGCTCGCCGACCGGCAAGCCATCCAGTGGATGATCGCCGACAGTTGGCAGGAGTTGGAGATGGTGCGGCTGCAGGTCTACCAGTTGGCCTGGAAGATCGACCAGGGCGCCCAGGACTTCCGCCGCGACGGCTCCATGGTCAAGGTGCAGGCGACCGAGCTGATTGCCCGTGTTGCCGACCGCGCAATCCAGCTCTTCGGCGGCATGGGATTGTCCAAGGAACTGCCGCTCGAATACATCGCCCGCTCGGCGCGCGTGCTGCGGATCGTCGAGGGGCCGAGCGAGGTGCACCGCTGGGTGATCGCGCGCGACTTGCTCAAGAACGGGCTGCCGCAGGGCTGA
- a CDS encoding IclR family transcriptional regulator, with the protein MPIREDDPQPARVAGSQVVQRIALLMRLVAAGQRSGLRLADLYRAADLERPTVHRLLQSLVAERLLRQDSHTHRYFLGPAMYEMGLAASPKLALRDICHPHLQRIAKLTGDTVFLTERSGLDGVCTDRAEGDAPIKVYVLEIGRRRPLTVGGGSAAILSAMDDEELNRVCRANLDRTLKKFPRYSEAVLRRCIGRGRSRGYIVRDLLEIPDVRTVALALRDPRGLPMAGISVSTIAPRLGDERAAQVAGWIRTAVDAIEAALAAYAPGAHRAGASAQPAPPGAGQALTP; encoded by the coding sequence ATGCCGATACGTGAAGACGATCCGCAGCCGGCCCGCGTGGCAGGCAGCCAGGTGGTGCAGCGCATTGCGCTGCTGATGCGGCTGGTCGCTGCGGGCCAACGCTCGGGCCTGCGCTTGGCGGACTTGTACCGCGCCGCAGACCTGGAGCGGCCCACGGTGCATCGATTGCTGCAATCACTGGTGGCCGAGCGTCTGCTGCGCCAGGACAGCCACACGCACCGCTATTTCCTCGGGCCTGCGATGTACGAGATGGGCCTGGCCGCCTCGCCCAAACTGGCGCTGCGCGACATCTGTCATCCGCACCTGCAGCGCATTGCCAAACTGACGGGCGACACCGTGTTCCTGACGGAGCGATCGGGCCTGGATGGGGTCTGCACCGACAGGGCCGAAGGCGATGCGCCGATCAAGGTCTACGTGCTGGAGATCGGCCGGCGCCGGCCACTGACGGTGGGCGGCGGCTCTGCCGCCATCCTGAGCGCGATGGACGACGAGGAACTCAACCGCGTGTGCCGCGCCAACCTCGACCGCACGCTCAAGAAATTCCCGCGCTATTCCGAAGCAGTCCTGCGCCGCTGCATCGGGCGCGGGCGCTCGCGCGGCTACATCGTGCGCGACCTGCTGGAGATTCCCGACGTGCGCACGGTGGCGCTGGCGCTCCGCGATCCGCGCGGTCTTCCGATGGCGGGCATCAGCGTATCGACCATCGCGCCCCGCCTCGGCGATGAGCGCGCAGCGCAGGTGGCGGGCTGGATCCGCACGGCGGTCGATGCCATCGAAGCCGCGCTGGCCGCCTATGCTCCGGGCGCCCACCGCGCCGGCGCATCGGCTCAGCCAGCGCCGCCGGGCGCCGGCCAGGCGCTCACTCCTTGA
- a CDS encoding Bug family tripartite tricarboxylate transporter substrate binding protein — MTHRRLLLAAALCAALPVAALAQAWPDAKPITLIVPYTAGGSVDVNARLVAARLGERLKQSVVIENVSGAGGAIGVAKAVNAAPDGYTLVVGPDSAIAIGKLVNPAAFRFDPLKDLAPVGLLNTAPMVLVARPGLEAQTYADFVQLAKAKPGKYNYATSGVGTVLQLAMELLKERSGIFVTHVPYRGGAQIATDVIGNQIDLAMLVSTSAIPHVNGKRLKALGITGTQRLAALPNVPAFDEMPGIEGYDMVSWTGIFAPAKTPPALVRHINQELNAVLREDAVRSKLVGQGALPGSGTPEDFGRFVQTEYARNQKIVQSANIKE; from the coding sequence ATGACCCACCGCCGCCTGCTCCTCGCCGCCGCGCTCTGCGCGGCATTACCCGTTGCGGCGCTCGCGCAAGCGTGGCCCGACGCCAAGCCGATCACCCTGATCGTTCCGTACACTGCGGGCGGCAGCGTGGACGTCAACGCGCGCCTGGTCGCCGCGCGCCTCGGCGAGCGGCTCAAGCAGTCGGTCGTGATCGAGAACGTGAGCGGCGCGGGCGGCGCCATCGGCGTGGCCAAGGCCGTGAACGCGGCGCCCGACGGCTACACACTGGTGGTCGGGCCCGACAGCGCCATCGCCATCGGCAAACTGGTCAACCCTGCGGCCTTCCGCTTCGATCCGCTCAAAGACTTGGCGCCGGTCGGCCTGCTCAACACCGCGCCGATGGTGCTGGTCGCACGCCCCGGCCTGGAGGCGCAAACCTATGCCGACTTCGTGCAGCTCGCAAAAGCCAAACCCGGCAAGTACAACTACGCCACCTCGGGCGTGGGCACCGTGCTGCAGTTGGCGATGGAACTGCTCAAGGAGCGCAGCGGCATCTTCGTCACGCATGTGCCCTATCGCGGCGGCGCGCAGATCGCCACCGACGTGATCGGCAATCAGATTGACCTCGCGATGCTGGTCAGCACCAGCGCCATCCCGCATGTGAACGGCAAGCGGCTGAAGGCGCTCGGCATCACCGGCACCCAGCGGCTGGCCGCCTTGCCCAACGTGCCCGCGTTCGACGAGATGCCCGGCATCGAGGGCTACGACATGGTGAGCTGGACCGGCATCTTCGCGCCCGCGAAAACGCCGCCCGCGCTGGTGCGGCACATCAACCAGGAACTCAACGCCGTGCTCCGGGAGGACGCCGTGCGCAGCAAACTGGTGGGGCAAGGCGCGCTGCCCGGCAGCGGCACGCCCGAGGACTTCGGCCGCTTCGTGCAGACCGAGTACGCGCGCAACCAGAAGATCGTGCAGAGCGCCAACATCAAGGAGTGA
- the add gene encoding adenosine deaminase, translating into MTPAGPTPAPLTLEAMLRALPKVELHAHLFGTVRHETFEQLNQRAGAPLAASEIESFYTRSEKPAGVLRVLRALDAQLVRCADDLYQLTLEYLQDAAAHNVHHAEFFWNPTGTVHASCIAYPMAQAAIVRAIRDAQQDFGITGRLIAAIDREASPEAAVEMVEWVNANRCDEVIGIGIDYRENDRPPELFMQAYAEAKRAGLKTTAHAGEFGMPWTYVRSALDMLKVDRIDHGYTVVDRPEFARECAERGVLFTVVPTNSYYLRTLPPERWALDHPIRRMPGLGLRIHPNTDDPRLHEVTPTQAWLMMVRDFGFGLDDLRGFMHNGLDGAWIDDTQRRAWRAQWSDAFDTLRARLPTASLPGTQGGTPP; encoded by the coding sequence ATGACCCCTGCCGGCCCCACCCCCGCCCCGCTCACGCTGGAGGCCATGCTGCGGGCGCTGCCCAAGGTCGAGTTGCACGCCCACCTGTTCGGCACGGTGCGCCACGAGACCTTCGAGCAGCTCAACCAGCGCGCTGGCGCACCGCTGGCCGCCAGCGAAATCGAGAGCTTCTACACGCGCAGCGAAAAGCCGGCCGGCGTGCTGCGCGTGCTGCGCGCGCTCGACGCCCAGTTGGTGCGCTGCGCCGACGACCTGTACCAGCTCACGCTCGAATACCTGCAGGACGCGGCCGCCCACAACGTGCACCATGCCGAGTTCTTCTGGAACCCAACCGGCACGGTGCACGCCTCGTGCATCGCCTACCCGATGGCGCAGGCCGCCATCGTCCGCGCGATCCGGGATGCGCAGCAGGACTTCGGCATCACCGGCCGCCTCATCGCCGCCATCGACCGCGAGGCCAGCCCCGAGGCCGCCGTGGAAATGGTCGAGTGGGTGAATGCGAATCGCTGCGACGAGGTGATCGGCATCGGCATCGACTACCGCGAGAACGACCGGCCGCCGGAGCTCTTCATGCAGGCCTATGCCGAAGCCAAACGAGCGGGCCTCAAGACCACGGCGCATGCCGGCGAGTTCGGCATGCCGTGGACTTACGTGCGCAGCGCGCTGGACATGCTGAAGGTCGACCGCATCGATCACGGCTACACGGTGGTCGACCGGCCCGAGTTCGCGCGCGAGTGCGCCGAGCGCGGTGTGCTCTTCACCGTGGTGCCGACCAACTCGTACTACCTGCGCACGCTGCCGCCCGAGCGCTGGGCGCTGGACCATCCGATCCGCCGCATGCCCGGCCTGGGCCTGCGCATCCACCCCAACACCGACGACCCGAGGCTGCACGAGGTCACGCCCACGCAGGCCTGGCTGATGATGGTGCGCGACTTCGGCTTCGGCCTGGACGACCTGCGCGGCTTCATGCACAACGGCCTCGACGGCGCATGGATCGACGACACGCAACGCCGCGCCTGGCGCGCGCAATGGAGCGACGCGTTCGACACGCTGCGCGCACGCCTGCCCACCGCATCGCTCCCCGGCACTCAAGGAGGAACCCCGCCATGA
- a CDS encoding LysR family transcriptional regulator, giving the protein MATLSTPLPLRALTLRQLQFFSVLVEEGQFGRAAKRLAITQPALSNAIKQMEKLLGAELLTRTTHRLELTPVGAEVLVRTDFLVHSFAVALRDIEGTVQRGRAFVRIGVIPSASARVAAAASEFLKTGEREVELAWRDAPSTALLAELRSGQLDMAVAAITEPPGGLTCIDLLRDPLVLVVRRDHALAAAGGATWEAIGRERLVLFESGSMPALGNPARAQFAQGTEPWRVSYSETLYALVRSGQALGLMPRLYTAPLRDPELAVVPLLEPRIERRVVLAYLPGPMRNMVAQELIAFLRERLPQAGQATARRMANGTRTKRQG; this is encoded by the coding sequence ATGGCCACCTTGTCCACGCCCTTGCCGCTGCGGGCGCTCACACTGCGCCAGTTGCAGTTCTTCTCGGTGCTGGTGGAAGAAGGGCAGTTCGGCCGCGCAGCGAAGCGGCTGGCCATCACCCAGCCCGCGCTCAGCAACGCGATCAAGCAAATGGAAAAACTGCTCGGTGCCGAACTGCTCACGCGCACCACCCACCGCCTCGAACTCACGCCCGTGGGCGCCGAGGTGCTGGTGCGCACGGATTTCCTGGTCCACTCTTTCGCGGTGGCGCTGCGCGACATCGAGGGCACGGTGCAGCGCGGCCGGGCCTTCGTGCGCATCGGCGTGATTCCCTCGGCCAGCGCGCGCGTCGCGGCGGCGGCGAGCGAGTTCCTGAAAACCGGCGAGCGGGAAGTGGAACTGGCTTGGCGCGACGCCCCCTCGACCGCGCTACTGGCCGAACTGCGCAGCGGCCAGCTCGACATGGCGGTGGCCGCCATCACCGAGCCGCCGGGCGGGCTGACCTGCATCGACCTGTTGCGCGATCCGCTGGTGCTGGTGGTGCGCCGCGACCATGCGCTGGCGGCGGCGGGCGGAGCCACATGGGAGGCCATCGGCCGCGAGCGCCTCGTGCTGTTCGAAAGCGGCAGCATGCCGGCGCTGGGCAACCCGGCGCGCGCGCAATTCGCGCAGGGTACCGAGCCCTGGCGCGTGAGCTATTCTGAAACGCTTTATGCGCTGGTGCGAAGCGGGCAGGCGCTGGGGCTGATGCCGCGCCTGTACACCGCGCCGCTGCGCGATCCCGAGTTGGCGGTGGTGCCCCTGCTCGAGCCGCGCATCGAACGCCGCGTGGTGCTGGCCTATCTGCCGGGGCCGATGCGCAACATGGTGGCGCAGGAACTGATCGCGTTCCTGCGCGAGCGGCTGCCGCAGGCGGGCCAAGCCACGGCGCGCCGCATGGCCAACGGCACGCGGACCAAGCGCCAGGGCTAG